Proteins from a genomic interval of Pseudomonas paeninsulae:
- a CDS encoding NADP-dependent oxidoreductase, translated as MTALLNRQFLLAQRPVGLPSRDTFSYEEKPVGEPGPGQILVKNAYLSLDPAMRGWMNDAKSYIPPVGLGEVMRALGVGEVIASQHPDFAVGEHVNGALGVQDYFLGEPKGFYKVDPKRAPLPLYLSALGMTGMTAYFALLDVGAPKSGETVVISGAAGAVGSVAGQIAKLKGCRVVGIAGGADKCKFLVDELGFDGAIDYKNEDLHAGLKRECPKGVDVYFDNVGGDILDTVLTRLRFKARVVICGAISQYNNKEAIKGPANYLQLLVNSARMEGMVVMTYAPRFAEAAQEMGGWLASGQLKSKEDIVVGLKTFPETLLKLFSGENFGKLVLKVE; from the coding sequence ATGACTGCCCTGCTCAACCGCCAATTCCTCCTCGCCCAACGTCCGGTCGGCTTGCCCAGCCGCGACACCTTCAGTTATGAGGAAAAGCCGGTCGGCGAACCCGGCCCCGGACAGATCCTGGTGAAGAACGCTTACCTGTCCCTCGACCCGGCCATGCGCGGCTGGATGAACGACGCCAAGTCCTACATCCCGCCGGTCGGTCTCGGCGAGGTGATGCGCGCCCTCGGCGTCGGTGAAGTAATCGCCTCGCAGCACCCGGACTTCGCTGTCGGCGAGCACGTCAACGGCGCCCTCGGCGTGCAGGACTATTTCCTCGGTGAGCCAAAAGGCTTCTACAAGGTCGACCCCAAACGCGCCCCCTTGCCGCTGTACCTATCGGCACTGGGCATGACCGGGATGACCGCCTACTTCGCCCTGCTCGACGTAGGTGCGCCCAAGTCCGGTGAAACCGTGGTGATCTCCGGGGCCGCCGGTGCGGTCGGCAGCGTCGCCGGGCAGATCGCCAAGCTCAAGGGCTGCCGCGTGGTCGGCATCGCCGGCGGCGCCGACAAGTGCAAATTCCTGGTCGATGAGCTGGGCTTCGACGGCGCCATCGATTACAAGAACGAAGACCTGCATGCCGGCCTCAAGCGCGAGTGCCCGAAAGGCGTGGACGTGTATTTCGACAACGTCGGCGGCGACATCCTCGATACCGTGCTGACGCGCCTCAGGTTCAAGGCGCGGGTGGTGATCTGCGGCGCCATCAGCCAGTACAACAACAAGGAGGCGATCAAGGGCCCGGCCAACTACCTGCAGTTGCTGGTCAACAGCGCACGCATGGAAGGCATGGTGGTGATGACCTACGCCCCGCGCTTCGCCGAGGCAGCCCAGGAAATGGGCGGCTGGCTGGCCAGTGGTCAGCTGAAGTCCAAAGAAGACATCGTGGTCGGCCTGAAAACCTTCCCGGAAACCTTGCTCAAGCTGTTCAGCGGCGAGAACTTCGGCAAGCTGGTGCTCAAGGTCGAGTAA
- a CDS encoding SDR family oxidoreductase — MSLSFSGQVALVTGGAAGIGRATALAFANEGLKVVVSDVDVAGGEGTVELIRAAGGQATFVRCDVTRDAEVKALMDATVAAYGRLDYAFNNAGIEIEQGKLADGNEAEFDAIMGVNVKGVWLCMKHQIPLLLAQGGGAIVNTASVAGLGAAPKMSIYSASKHAVIGLTKSAAVEYAKKKIRVNAVCPAVIDTDMFRRAYESDPRKAEYAAAMHPVGRIGKVEEIATAVLYLCCDGAAFTTGHALAVDGGVTAI, encoded by the coding sequence ATGAGTTTGAGCTTTTCCGGCCAGGTTGCCCTGGTCACCGGCGGCGCTGCCGGTATTGGTCGGGCGACGGCCCTGGCTTTCGCCAACGAAGGCCTCAAGGTGGTGGTTTCCGATGTCGACGTGGCCGGCGGCGAAGGTACTGTCGAGCTGATCCGTGCAGCCGGTGGCCAAGCCACCTTCGTGCGCTGCGACGTGACCCGCGATGCCGAGGTCAAGGCGTTGATGGACGCCACGGTAGCCGCCTACGGCCGCCTGGACTACGCCTTCAACAACGCCGGTATCGAGATCGAGCAGGGCAAGCTGGCAGACGGCAACGAAGCCGAGTTCGACGCCATTATGGGTGTCAACGTCAAGGGTGTGTGGCTGTGCATGAAGCACCAGATCCCGCTGCTGCTGGCCCAGGGTGGCGGCGCCATCGTCAACACCGCCTCGGTCGCCGGCCTCGGCGCCGCGCCGAAGATGAGCATCTACAGCGCCTCCAAGCACGCGGTCATCGGCCTGACCAAGTCGGCAGCGGTGGAATACGCGAAGAAGAAAATCCGCGTCAACGCGGTGTGCCCGGCGGTGATCGACACCGACATGTTCCGCCGCGCCTACGAGTCCGACCCGAGGAAGGCCGAGTACGCCGCCGCCATGCACCCGGTCGGGCGCATCGGCAAGGTCGAGGAAATCGCCACCGCGGTGCTCTACCTGTGCTGCGACGGCGCCGCCTTCACCACCGGCCATGCCCTGGCGGTGGATGGTGGGGTGACCGCGATCTGA
- a CDS encoding benzoate/H(+) symporter BenE family transporter — MPEAVQTRLRPLADTSTSAVVAGFIAMLTGYTSSLVLIFQAGQAAGLSSGQVSSWIWALSIGMAIGCIGLSLRYRAPVMIAWSTPGAALLISSLPGVPYSEAIGAYILASGLIVLIGLTGSFDRLMRRIPGSIAAALLAGVLFKIGLEICVAAEQQPVLVVAMLLAYLLGKRLLPRYAVLAALLVGTLLAGIFGLLNFEHFELQLATPEWTTPSFSLAAAISIGIPLFIVAMTSQNLPGMAVLRANGYNVPASPLLTVTGLTSIVLAPFGSHGIHMAAISAAICAGPEAHEDPSKRYTAAVWCGVFYGIAGIFGATLAALFTALPKALILSIAALALFASIIGGLTQAMSEPKEREAALITFLVTASGMTLFAVGSAFWGIVAGLLTLAILNWGKD, encoded by the coding sequence ATGCCCGAAGCGGTTCAGACACGCCTGCGCCCACTGGCCGACACCTCAACCTCGGCGGTGGTCGCCGGCTTTATCGCCATGCTCACCGGCTACACCAGTTCACTGGTGCTGATATTCCAGGCTGGCCAGGCGGCGGGACTGAGCAGCGGACAAGTTTCTTCATGGATCTGGGCGTTGTCGATCGGCATGGCCATTGGCTGTATCGGCCTATCGCTGCGTTACCGCGCGCCGGTGATGATCGCCTGGTCGACCCCGGGCGCTGCGCTGTTGATCAGCAGCCTGCCGGGGGTGCCCTACAGCGAGGCGATTGGCGCCTATATCCTCGCCTCGGGATTGATCGTGTTGATCGGCCTGACCGGCAGCTTCGACCGCCTTATGCGCCGAATCCCAGGTTCCATCGCCGCCGCCCTGCTCGCTGGCGTGCTGTTCAAGATCGGCCTGGAGATCTGCGTGGCCGCCGAGCAGCAGCCAGTGCTGGTGGTGGCGATGCTGCTCGCCTACCTGCTGGGCAAACGTCTGCTGCCGCGCTATGCGGTGCTCGCCGCGCTGCTGGTCGGCACCCTGCTGGCCGGCATCTTCGGCCTGCTTAATTTCGAGCACTTCGAGCTACAACTGGCCACGCCCGAATGGACCACGCCGAGCTTCTCCCTGGCGGCGGCCATCAGCATCGGCATTCCGCTGTTCATCGTCGCCATGACCTCGCAGAACCTGCCCGGCATGGCCGTATTGCGTGCCAACGGTTACAACGTGCCGGCCTCGCCACTGCTCACCGTCACCGGCCTGACCTCAATCGTGCTGGCCCCCTTTGGCAGCCATGGCATTCATATGGCGGCGATCAGCGCCGCGATCTGCGCCGGCCCGGAAGCCCATGAAGACCCGAGCAAACGCTATACGGCCGCAGTCTGGTGCGGGGTGTTCTACGGCATTGCCGGGATCTTCGGCGCCACCCTGGCCGCCCTGTTCACCGCCCTGCCCAAGGCGTTGATCCTGTCGATCGCGGCGCTGGCGCTGTTCGCCTCGATCATCGGCGGCCTGACCCAGGCCATGAGCGAACCCAAGGAGCGCGAGGCGGCGCTGATCACCTTCCTGGTCACCGCCTCGGGCATGACCCTGTTCGCGGTTGGCTCGGCCTTCTGGGGCATAGTCGCCGGCTTGCTGACCCTGGCAATTTTGAACTGGGGTAAGGATTGA
- a CDS encoding LysE family translocator: MTTELLIAFIAFAFVTSVTPGPNNTMLLASGANFGLRRSLPHMLGISLGLMLLVLAVGLGLGQLFEQVPLLYSLLRYVGAAYLLYLAWKIANAGAPDSTVGAHGKPFSFLQAAAFQWVNPKAWIMAIGAITTYTPQDDFVVNVLCIAALFALVNCPTMSVWTMAGSLLRNWLGNPRILRGFNITMALLLVVSLYPILTDVKGVL; this comes from the coding sequence ATGACCACTGAACTGCTGATCGCCTTTATCGCCTTTGCCTTCGTTACCTCGGTGACGCCAGGGCCGAACAACACCATGTTGCTCGCCTCCGGCGCCAACTTCGGCCTGCGCCGCAGCCTGCCGCATATGCTCGGCATCAGCCTGGGCCTGATGCTATTGGTCCTGGCGGTTGGTTTGGGCCTCGGCCAACTGTTCGAGCAGGTGCCATTGCTCTACAGCCTGCTGCGCTACGTCGGCGCCGCCTACCTGCTCTACCTGGCCTGGAAAATCGCCAACGCCGGCGCGCCAGACAGCACCGTCGGTGCGCACGGCAAACCGTTCAGCTTCCTTCAGGCCGCAGCCTTCCAGTGGGTCAACCCCAAGGCCTGGATCATGGCCATCGGCGCCATTACCACCTATACCCCTCAGGACGACTTCGTGGTCAATGTGCTGTGCATCGCCGCCCTGTTCGCCTTGGTCAACTGCCCGACCATGAGCGTCTGGACCATGGCCGGCAGCCTGCTGCGCAACTGGCTGGGTAATCCGCGGATATTGCGCGGTTTCAATATCACTATGGCGCTACTCTTGGTCGTCTCGCTGTACCCGATTCTTACGGACGTCAAAGGAGTCCTGTAG